One region of Acropora muricata isolate sample 2 unplaced genomic scaffold, ASM3666990v1 scaffold_756, whole genome shotgun sequence genomic DNA includes:
- the LOC136908151 gene encoding tetratricopeptide repeat protein 28-like produces MLETDITGKDPVRALLEAALTKIEAEVEVRCEDRTFNELDNERTSSREVCEEVEKSCQSSGNPFRPFYDAVIAPVVDLLGSEFDELVIVSDGALCFTPWAAIVESIRIRTVPSLTSYQLISSVPESYHKKTGALLVGNPCLKGLEKPLPDLPCAQEEVEMIASILNTRPLTGREATKAEVVKRMSSVGLIHIAAHGNKRTGEIALSPNLGWTSKFPQEKDFILKMSDVQAANLRARLVVLSCCHSGRGRILKGEGVVGIARAFLAAGARSVLISLWAIDDEATMVFMKSFYQYLKKGNTASVAVHQTMKSLRESEKFSGIRDWAPFQLIGDDVKIEFEADDDVKN; encoded by the coding sequence ATGCTAGAGACTGATATCACAGGTAAAGATCCCGTACGCGCCTTGCTAGAAGCAGCTTTAACAAAGATCGAAGCTGAAGTTGAAGTGAGatgcgaagatcgcacatttaATGAATTAGACAATGAACGTACGTCTAGCAGAGAAGTGTGCGAAGAGGTGGAAAAGTCATGTCAGTCTTCAGGGAATCCTTTtaggccattttatgatgcagtgaTTGCTCCagttgttgacttgcttggatctgAATTCGatgagttggtcattgtttctgacggtgcgctgtgctttacgcCATGGGCTGCAATTGTTGAATcaattaggattcgcactgtcccctctcttaccagttatcaattgatctcaagtgtacccgAGAGCTaccacaagaagacaggggcgcttttggtcggaaatccttgCTTAAAGGGGTTGGAGAAGCCTCTAcccgacttaccatgtgctcaagaggaagtagaaatgattgcatcaattcttaacaccagacccctaacaggaagagaggcaacaaaagctgaagtggtAAAACGGATGTcttcagttggtttaattcacatcgctgcccacggaaacaagcgcacgggagaaattgctttgtctccaaaccttggatggacttccaagttccctcaagaaaaggatttcattttgaaaatgtccgatgtacaagcggccaatcttcgagctcgtcttgttgtgttaagttgctgtcacagtggacgaggcagaatcttgaagggtgagggtgtggtcggtattgcacgtgccttcttggcagctggtgctcgttctgtgttgatatccctgtgggcaatagacgacgaagctacaatggtgttcatgaaaagcttcTACCAATACCTGAAGAAAGGAAATACCGCTAGTGTTGCTGTTCACCAaacgatgaaatcccttcgtgaatctgagaagtTTTCTGGGATTAGggactgggctccattccaacttatcggagatgacgtcaagattgaattcgaggcggatgaCGACGTCAAAAATTAG